From the genome of Scytonema hofmannii PCC 7110, one region includes:
- a CDS encoding DUF4760 domain-containing protein, which translates to MKHQSDSDKIGQFNISIPIRVGFLSAILAGLLTFLFYFAKQIDKNGHYKETLNFFVTALTASAGVTSAFYAFKSIEQSKESQKIESTSVYISRWNDVQYLPVRKTTTDIINLIKEQPDNQREKLLLEYLETHPDKRQDITNVLNFLEEMALCIEKGIIKEEILYDFYRFIVIEYCEIFGVHIAQRRRERKNERIFRALTDLCDRWHKRWKTF; encoded by the coding sequence ATGAAGCATCAAAGTGATTCTGATAAAATCGGTCAATTCAATATCAGTATTCCTATCAGAGTAGGATTTTTATCAGCAATTCTTGCGGGGTTACTAACATTTTTGTTCTATTTTGCCAAGCAAATAGATAAAAATGGTCACTATAAGGAAACTCTCAATTTTTTTGTCACTGCACTTACCGCAAGCGCAGGAGTGACTAGCGCATTTTATGCTTTTAAAAGCATAGAGCAAAGTAAGGAATCTCAGAAAATAGAAAGCACATCAGTATACATCAGTCGTTGGAATGATGTGCAATACTTACCTGTGAGAAAAACAACAACTGACATCATTAATTTAATTAAAGAACAGCCAGATAATCAAAGAGAAAAACTTTTACTTGAATACTTAGAAACTCATCCAGACAAGAGACAAGATATTACCAATGTATTAAATTTTTTAGAAGAAATGGCTCTTTGTATTGAAAAAGGAATTATTAAAGAAGAAATATTATATGATTTTTACAGATTTATAGTGATTGAATACTGTGAAATATTTGGAGTTCATATAGCACAAAGACGTCGGGAAAGGAAAAACGAAAGAATATTTAGAGCTTTAACAGATTTATGTGATAGATGGCACAAAAGATGGAAGACTTTTTAA
- a CDS encoding AAA-like domain-containing protein — protein MTQYQYQVGGSLPQDASTYVTRQADREIYESLKAGEFCYVLNSRQMGKSSLRVRVMDRLQKEGIACAAIDMSVVDATPEQWYAGVIDSIASSFYLSEFDIDDWWESYHLLPLPQRFSKFLQEILLESIDTSIVIFIDEIDSILSLEFNTDDFFAIIRECYNRRADQHDYRRLTFAILGVTTPRDLIKDRQRTPFNIGRAIDLTGFQPQEAEPLARRLATVGDPQALMQSILDWTGGQPFLTQKVCRLVVQSVPHSLLPTPHSLLPQYIEQLVRKHIIENWEAQDEPEHLKTIRDRLLRAGEKRSGRLLGLCQQILQHQEVVADDSPEQTELRLTGLVVKRDGKLRIYNRIYQQVFNQEWSEQQLEKLRPYAEALNAWVASEKQNESRLLRGQTLRDAQKWATGKSLSDVDYQFLAASQELEQRDVQKRLEVEAQAKKVLAEANRKAYQRIRIGSIVLGLTIVGVAGSLWFARYQLQQAQNITQLEREGTNALRQFSESREIDALLLAMQTTQKLNSLVKKENKVFLAEYPTSIPLFSLQSILLKMRERNRFEGHSGWIRCVSFSLDGKTLASASDDKTIKLWESTTGKEITTLRGHTERVRSISFSPDGKTLASASDDKTIKLWNLTTNQEITTLRRHTTEVRSISFSPDGKTLASASADKTIKLWDLATNQEIATLTGHSNSVKSITFSPDGNTLASASADKTIKLWNLITNKAIATLSSHTGEVRSISFSPDGKTLASASDDKTIKLWNLTTNKAIAILRGHSDFVKSVSFSPDGKTLASASADRTVKLWSLTTHEPITTFNGHKEWVRSVSFSPDGKTLASASDDKTIKLWNLDTNNQEIITLSGHIQEVLSVSISPDGRTLASASADKTIKLWNLTTNKEISTLAGHGNWVWSISFSPDGKTLASASADKTIKLWNLTTNQEIFTLRGHSDSVRSVSFSPDGKTLASASADKTIKLWNRATNQEISTLRGHDAEVLSVSFSPDGKTLASASVDRSIKIWIFGTDQEFITLKQHNDEVLNVSFSADGRTLASSSSDKTIKLWNLNINKEIATLSGHSASVRSMSFSPDGKTLASTSDDRTIKLWNLTTNQEIATLSGHNDWVNSVSFSPDGQSLASASSDKAIIVWSMNPDTLLAKGCNWLKGYLVSRPDKRRELCPH, from the coding sequence ATGACACAATACCAGTATCAAGTGGGAGGAAGCCTTCCTCAAGACGCATCCACCTATGTGACTCGCCAAGCAGATCGAGAGATTTACGAAAGTTTAAAGGCGGGAGAGTTTTGTTACGTACTCAACTCGCGACAAATGGGCAAATCCAGCTTGCGAGTCCGGGTGATGGATCGATTGCAAAAAGAAGGTATTGCCTGTGCTGCTATTGATATGAGTGTTGTGGATGCAACACCAGAGCAATGGTATGCAGGAGTGATTGATAGTATTGCGAGCAGTTTTTATTTATCCGAATTTGATATAGATGATTGGTGGGAGAGTTATCACTTACTCCCCCTACCGCAACGCTTCAGTAAGTTTCTTCAAGAAATATTATTAGAATCGATTGATACAAGTATTGTTATATTTATTGATGAAATTGACAGTATCCTGAGTTTAGAGTTTAATACCGATGACTTCTTTGCCATCATTCGTGAATGTTACAATCGACGAGCAGACCAACATGACTATCGCCGCCTTACGTTTGCAATCTTAGGTGTGACAACACCAAGAGATTTGATAAAAGATAGACAGCGAACTCCCTTCAACATCGGACGAGCAATTGATTTAACGGGATTTCAACCACAAGAAGCAGAACCCCTAGCACGAAGACTAGCTACAGTAGGCGATCCTCAAGCGTTGATGCAGTCAATACTCGATTGGACAGGCGGACAGCCCTTCCTCACCCAAAAGGTTTGTAGACTGGTAGTGCAATCTGTCCCTCACTCCCTACTCCCTACTCCCCACTCCCTACTCCCCCAATACATAGAACAACTTGTACGAAAGCACATCATTGAGAATTGGGAAGCACAGGATGAACCGGAACACCTGAAAACAATTCGCGATCGCTTGCTGCGGGCTGGAGAAAAACGCAGTGGAAGATTGCTAGGGCTGTGTCAACAAATTTTACAGCATCAAGAAGTCGTAGCCGATGATAGCCCAGAACAAACAGAACTGCGGTTAACAGGATTGGTGGTGAAACGTGATGGAAAACTGCGAATTTATAACCGCATTTATCAACAGGTGTTTAACCAAGAATGGAGCGAACAGCAATTAGAAAAACTGCGCCCCTATGCTGAAGCCCTCAACGCCTGGGTTGCATCCGAAAAGCAAAATGAATCGCGCCTCTTGCGGGGACAAACTCTGCGAGATGCCCAAAAATGGGCAACTGGTAAAAGCTTGAGTGATGTAGATTATCAATTTTTAGCTGCGAGTCAGGAGTTAGAACAGCGAGATGTGCAGAAGCGCTTGGAAGTAGAAGCACAGGCAAAAAAAGTTTTAGCAGAAGCTAACCGCAAAGCATATCAACGAATTCGGATTGGTTCGATAGTACTGGGATTAACTATAGTAGGAGTAGCCGGCTCTTTATGGTTTGCTCGATATCAATTGCAGCAAGCACAAAATATTACTCAATTAGAACGTGAAGGAACTAATGCATTAAGACAGTTTTCTGAATCGAGAGAAATCGATGCTTTGTTGTTAGCAATGCAGACTACTCAAAAGTTGAACAGTTTAGTTAAAAAAGAGAATAAAGTGTTTTTAGCAGAATATCCCACTTCTATTCCTTTATTTAGTTTACAAAGTATTCTACTCAAGATGCGAGAACGAAATCGGTTTGAAGGTCATAGCGGATGGATCAGGTGTGTCAGTTTTAGTCTGGATGGTAAAACTTTAGCGTCTGCTAGTGATGACAAAACCATCAAACTATGGGAATCTACTACAGGTAAAGAAATTACAACCCTCAGAGGGCATACTGAAAGAGTCAGGAGTATCAGTTTCAGCCCAGATGGCAAAACTTTAGCGTCTGCGAGTGATGACAAAACTATTAAACTGTGGAATTTGACTACAAACCAAGAAATCACCACCCTCCGTAGACATACTACAGAGGTTAGGAGTATCAGTTTCAGTCCGGATGGTAAAACTTTAGCTTCTGCGAGTGCTGACAAAACCATCAAATTATGGGATCTGGCTACAAACCAAGAGATCGCTACCCTTACTGGTCATAGTAATTCTGTCAAAAGTATTACTTTTAGTCCGGATGGCAACACTTTAGCTTCTGCGAGTGCTGACAAAACTATCAAACTCTGGAATTTGATTACAAACAAAGCGATCGCTACCCTCAGTAGTCATACAGGGGAAGTTAGGAGTATCAGTTTCAGTCCGGATGGTAAAACTTTAGCTTCCGCTAGTGATGACAAAACTATTAAACTGTGGAATTTGACTACAAACAAAGCGATCGCTATCCTTCGTGGACACAGTGATTTTGTCAAAAGTGTGAGTTTCAGTCCAGATGGCAAAACTTTAGCTTCCGCCAGTGCTGACAGAACTGTCAAACTGTGGAGCCTTACTACACATGAACCAATCACTACCTTCAATGGACATAAAGAATGGGTGAGAAGCGTCAGTTTCAGCCCAGATGGTAAAACTTTAGCATCTGCCAGTGATGACAAAACTATTAAACTGTGGAATCTAGATACAAACAACCAAGAAATCATTACCCTCAGTGGACATATTCAAGAGGTGTTGAGTGTTAGTATTAGCCCAGATGGCAGAACTTTAGCTTCCGCCAGTGCTGACAAAACTATCAAACTATGGAATTTGACTACAAATAAAGAAATCTCTACCCTTGCTGGTCATGGCAATTGGGTCTGGAGTATCAGTTTCAGTCCAGATGGGAAAACTTTAGCTTCCGCCAGTGCTGACAAAACTATCAAACTGTGGAACCTTACTACAAATCAAGAAATCTTTACCCTCCGTGGACATAGTGATTCTGTTAGAAGCGTGAGTTTCAGTCCAGATGGGAAAACTTTAGCTTCCGCTAGTGCTGACAAAACTATCAAACTGTGGAACCGGGCTACAAATCAAGAAATCTCTACCCTCCGTGGACATGATGCTGAGGTCTTAAGTGTGAGTTTCAGCCCAGATGGTAAAACTTTAGCTTCCGCAAGTGTTGACAGAAGCATCAAAATATGGATATTCGGTACAGATCAAGAATTTATCACACTTAAACAACATAACGATGAAGTCTTAAATGTGAGTTTCAGTGCAGATGGCAGAACTTTAGCTTCCAGCAGTTCTGACAAGACTATCAAACTCTGGAATCTCAACATTAACAAAGAAATCGCCACTCTCAGTGGTCATAGTGCTTCGGTCAGGAGCATGAGTTTCAGTCCGGATGGCAAAACTTTAGCTTCCACCAGTGATGACAGAACTATCAAACTGTGGAACCTTACTACAAATCAAGAAATTGCCACTCTCAGTGGTCATAATGATTGGGTTAACAGTGTCAGTTTCAGTCCAGATGGACAAAGCCTTGCTTCTGCTAGTAGCGACAAAGCAATTATTGTGTGGAGTATGAATCCAGACACTTTACTAGCAAAGGGTTGCAATTGGCTCAAGGGTTACTTGGTAAGCCGCCCCGATAAACGTCGTGAGTTATGTCCTCACTAA
- a CDS encoding CsgG/HfaB family protein — protein sequence MYLFLRKSVNIRYRQNRVALPLLASTLLVSLNLGNIPQAGAKEKALFFNSPNNSVVHLKSNVKAKPRIAVLDFEYSSVADEWRWWLDSNARGVSDILINKLVEGGNFTVVERSKIEEILREQNFGASGRVDATTAAQIGKILGVDTVVIGSITGFNLEQEGAGVRVPLVGRVGGGKATANVKLNIRLVNTTTGEILMTAEGNGKSNRGDGSINIRGYAVDTSSRKEAKLLTTATVDAINQVVEKINASSTKLAASPKSIPSINALVADVSVNTVILNKGTSDGFQAGMKLSIERITKEVKDPTTGKVIRQVTQSIGTIEITEVDAQSSVAKIIAGRGFKIGDVAKPAQ from the coding sequence ATGTATCTTTTTTTACGTAAATCAGTTAATATTCGTTATCGGCAAAATCGAGTCGCTTTACCTCTGCTTGCGTCAACTTTACTAGTTAGTCTTAACTTAGGAAATATTCCCCAAGCAGGAGCAAAAGAAAAAGCGCTCTTTTTCAATTCGCCCAATAATTCTGTAGTTCATCTCAAGTCTAACGTTAAAGCAAAACCTCGCATTGCTGTACTTGATTTTGAATACAGCAGTGTAGCTGATGAATGGAGATGGTGGTTAGACAGCAATGCTAGAGGAGTCAGTGATATCTTAATTAATAAATTAGTAGAAGGTGGTAATTTCACTGTCGTTGAGCGTAGCAAAATTGAAGAGATTCTCAGAGAACAAAATTTTGGCGCATCTGGTAGAGTTGATGCTACAACTGCCGCTCAAATTGGGAAAATATTAGGTGTAGATACAGTAGTCATTGGTTCAATTACAGGCTTTAATCTTGAGCAAGAAGGCGCTGGTGTCCGCGTACCTTTAGTTGGTAGAGTTGGTGGTGGAAAAGCAACAGCTAATGTAAAATTAAATATTCGATTAGTAAATACCACGACTGGCGAAATTTTGATGACTGCCGAAGGAAATGGTAAATCTAACCGAGGAGATGGTTCAATTAATATACGTGGATATGCTGTAGATACAAGTTCCCGTAAGGAAGCAAAATTATTGACAACTGCAACTGTAGATGCAATTAACCAGGTAGTCGAAAAAATTAACGCAAGTTCCACAAAATTAGCAGCTTCACCAAAATCCATACCATCAATTAATGCTTTAGTTGCTGATGTTTCTGTTAACACAGTTATCCTTAACAAAGGTACATCAGATGGTTTTCAAGCAGGAATGAAGCTATCTATTGAACGAATTACCAAAGAAGTAAAAGACCCCACAACAGGTAAGGTTATCCGTCAAGTCACTCAATCGATTGGTACTATCGAAATTACAGAAGTTGATGCTCAATCAAGTGTGGCTAAAATTATTGCAGGTCGAGGATTTAAAATTGGGGATGTAGCGAAACCTGCTCAGTAA
- a CDS encoding helix-turn-helix transcriptional regulator, protein MDADKFIPWQGRKLYKDYVCRYFGNSAQFWLNLQTQYDLRQALEENVEF, encoded by the coding sequence ATGGACGCTGATAAATTTATACCTTGGCAGGGGAGGAAACTCTATAAAGATTATGTTTGTCGCTATTTTGGTAACAGCGCTCAGTTTTGGTTGAATTTACAAACGCAATACGATCTACGCCAAGCTCTTGAAGAAAATGTAGAATTTTAA
- a CDS encoding AAA-like domain-containing protein: MKKILILSANPTDTSKLRLDEEVREIQAGLERAKRREQFEIICKWAIRPDDLRRALLDHEPQIVHFSGHGTGTDGLALENNLGETQLVSTDALARLFKLFKGKIECVLLNACYSELQAKAIYQHVDYVVGMTQALGDRAAIEFAIGFYDALGAGRTIEDAYEFGCTSIDLEGISESSTPVLKTRKKTRASSTSKKKVPQNNLSQHTTDTHESQQSSTKVTPALSLEEPQGQVPLESAFYVERPPIEADCYETILRPGALIRVKAPRQMGKSSLMTRILHHATEQGYQAASLNFQEADTEFLGDTDQFLRWFCASISDRLNLPDKLEDYWKGVLGTKNKCTKYFQGYLLSALNNPIVLGLDEVDEVFKHPQIAADFFGLLRSWHERSKNEPAWKQLRLIIVHSKEVYIPLNINQSPFNVGLPIELPALTQEQVKDLINRHGLNWTAQEITQLMRLVGGHPYLVRVALYQIARDRMTLEKLQQVAPTEEGPYSDHLRRHLLNLQEDEQLLQAAKQVFAADDYVNIGTTEAFKLRSMGVVKFYGNEVMPLCDLYKQYFCDRLGLKT; this comes from the coding sequence GTGAAAAAAATCCTGATTTTATCAGCCAATCCAACAGACACATCCAAGCTGCGCTTAGATGAGGAAGTGCGGGAAATTCAAGCAGGGCTAGAAAGAGCCAAGAGACGCGAGCAATTTGAAATTATCTGTAAATGGGCAATTCGCCCAGATGACTTGCGGCGTGCATTACTAGACCACGAACCACAAATCGTTCATTTTTCCGGTCATGGTACGGGAACAGATGGCTTAGCCCTTGAGAATAACTTAGGAGAAACGCAACTAGTCAGCACCGATGCACTAGCACGATTGTTTAAGTTGTTTAAAGGAAAAATTGAGTGTGTGTTGCTGAACGCCTGCTATTCCGAACTGCAAGCCAAGGCGATTTATCAACACGTAGACTATGTAGTAGGTATGACTCAAGCGCTAGGAGATAGAGCAGCAATTGAATTTGCCATCGGGTTTTATGATGCTCTGGGTGCAGGTAGAACCATAGAAGATGCTTACGAGTTTGGCTGTACCTCCATCGATTTGGAAGGAATTTCAGAATCATCAACCCCTGTTTTAAAAACTCGGAAGAAAACCAGGGCTTCATCCACAAGCAAAAAGAAAGTTCCTCAAAATAACTTATCACAACACACAACAGACACCCATGAATCTCAGCAGTCATCTACAAAAGTCACTCCAGCCCTATCTTTAGAAGAACCACAAGGTCAAGTTCCCCTAGAATCTGCCTTTTACGTTGAACGTCCACCCATTGAAGCCGACTGTTACGAAACAATTCTCAGACCAGGTGCATTGATTCGCGTTAAAGCACCAAGGCAAATGGGTAAATCTTCCTTAATGACACGAATTTTACACCACGCAACAGAGCAAGGCTATCAAGCAGCATCTTTAAATTTCCAAGAAGCAGATACAGAGTTTCTTGGCGATACAGACCAATTCTTACGATGGTTTTGTGCCAGTATCAGCGATCGCTTAAATTTACCAGACAAACTTGAAGATTATTGGAAGGGCGTTTTAGGCACTAAAAACAAATGTACTAAATACTTCCAAGGATATTTGTTATCTGCATTAAATAACCCTATTGTCTTGGGATTAGATGAAGTCGATGAAGTATTTAAACATCCACAGATTGCAGCAGATTTTTTTGGGTTACTGCGTTCTTGGCATGAGCGCTCAAAAAACGAGCCTGCTTGGAAACAACTGCGGTTAATTATTGTACATTCAAAGGAAGTTTACATCCCACTCAATATCAATCAATCACCTTTCAATGTAGGATTGCCCATAGAACTACCAGCTTTAACACAGGAACAAGTGAAAGATTTGATAAATCGTCACGGGCTGAATTGGACTGCACAAGAAATCACTCAACTGATGCGACTTGTGGGAGGTCATCCCTACTTAGTACGTGTTGCATTGTATCAAATTGCTCGTGACAGAATGACTTTAGAAAAGCTTCAGCAAGTAGCGCCCACTGAAGAAGGACCATACAGCGACCACCTGCGTCGTCATCTACTAAATTTACAAGAAGATGAACAATTACTCCAAGCAGCTAAACAAGTGTTTGCCGCAGATGATTATGTCAACATTGGTACAACGGAGGCGTTTAAACTCCGCAGTATGGGGGTAGTCAAATTTTACGGTAATGAGGTAATGCCATTATGTGACTTATATAAACAGTATTTTTGCGATCGCTTAGGACTCAAAACCTAA
- a CDS encoding AAA-like domain-containing protein, with amino-acid sequence MTQYQYQVGGSLPQDAPTYVTRQADRDIYESLKAGEFCYVLNSRQMGKSSLRVRVMDRLQKEGIACAAIDMSVVDTTPEQWYAGVIDSIASSFYLYEFDIDNWWESHHLLPLPQRFSKFIQEILLASIDTSIVVFIDEIDSILSLKFNTDDFFAVIRECYNRRADQHDYRRLTFAILGVTTPRDLIKDRQRTPFNIGRAIDLAGFQPQEAEPLARGLATVGDPQALMLSILNWTGGQPFLTQKVCKLVVQSVPHSLLPTPHSLLPQYIEQLVQKHIIENWEAQDEPEHLKTIRDRLLLTGEKRSGRLLGLCQQILQHEEVTADDSPEQTELRLTGLVVKRDGKLRIYNRIYQEVFNQEWCEQQLGKLRPYAEALNAWVASERQDESRLLRGQTLRDAQAWATGKSLSDVDYQFLAASQELEQRDVQKRLEVEAEAKKVLAEANRKAYQRILIASIVLGATLIGAVASLIVVRAELMAANKNLVTAQKGTYLEQSGAVALRQFQSTESVDKVEALLSAMQVSQELESLVKDLPLEKYPATSPMLALQIILESIEKHKQVSDSNLDMLRKKTSQGALDAFASVNFSSVRQPLVTAGVDGNVKVWGLSEKLLGEIQAHPGRVTSISLSSDGNLAIARQNGNVDIWSKSGKLLAEWQGHQGVITDIIRLDEQRIVTAGQNGRIYIWNQLGHKLREFQGHQSVVASLSLSPNGNLIATLGGDGVVKLWNWSGQQLQELKVDGWITNMSFSSDSQRLATAELDGTVRIWNHLGKELSKFSTYQDQLRQVSFSPDGQRIATVGSDGSLRIWNLAGRQIAQFGNNQGKVINISFSSDGKQVAAMGSTSKISLYLIKDLDELLAQGCHYLKNYLKIYPEASKICQNRHFKKMIKLTWNISPTTTSASRI; translated from the coding sequence ATGACACAATACCAGTATCAAGTTGGAGGAAGCCTCCCTCAAGACGCACCCACCTACGTCACTCGCCAAGCAGATCGGGACATTTACGAAAGTTTAAAGGCGGGAGAATTTTGTTACGTACTCAACTCGCGACAAATGGGCAAATCCAGCTTGCGAGTACGAGTAATGGATAGATTGCAGAAAGAAGGTATTGCCTGTGCTGCTATTGATATGAGTGTTGTAGATACAACTCCAGAGCAATGGTATGCAGGAGTGATTGATAGCATTGCGAGCAGTTTTTATTTATATGAATTTGATATAGATAATTGGTGGGAGAGTCATCACTTACTACCCCTACCGCAACGCTTTAGTAAATTTATTCAAGAAATCTTATTGGCATCGATTGATACTAGTATTGTCGTTTTTATTGATGAAATTGATAGTATCCTCAGTTTAAAGTTCAATACCGATGACTTCTTTGCCGTCATTCGTGAATGTTACAATCGACGAGCAGACCAACATGACTATCGCCGCCTTACGTTTGCAATCTTAGGTGTGACAACACCAAGAGATTTGATAAAAGATAGACAGCGAACTCCCTTCAACATCGGACGAGCAATTGATTTAGCCGGATTTCAACCACAAGAAGCAGAACCCCTAGCACGGGGACTTGCAACCGTAGGCGATCCCCAAGCCTTGATGCTATCGATACTTAATTGGACGGGCGGACAACCCTTCCTCACCCAAAAGGTTTGTAAACTAGTAGTACAATCTGTCCCTCACTCCCTACTCCCTACTCCCCACTCCCTACTCCCCCAATACATAGAACAACTAGTACAAAAGCACATCATTGAGAATTGGGAAGCACAAGATGAACCAGAACACCTGAAAACAATTCGTGATCGCTTGCTGCTAACTGGAGAAAAGCGTAGTGGAAGATTGCTAGGGTTGTGTCAACAAATTTTACAGCATGAAGAAGTCACAGCCGATGATAGCCCAGAACAAACAGAACTGCGGTTAACAGGATTAGTGGTGAAACGGGATGGAAAACTGCGAATTTATAACCGCATTTATCAAGAGGTGTTTAACCAAGAATGGTGCGAACAGCAATTAGGAAAACTACGCCCCTATGCTGAAGCACTTAACGCCTGGGTTGCTTCTGAAAGACAAGATGAATCGCGCCTCTTGCGGGGACAAACTCTGCGAGATGCTCAAGCTTGGGCGACAGGTAAAAGCTTGAGTGATGTAGATTATCAATTTTTAGCTGCGAGTCAGGAGTTAGAACAGCGAGATGTGCAGAAGCGCTTAGAAGTAGAAGCAGAAGCAAAAAAAGTTTTAGCAGAAGCTAACCGCAAAGCATATCAACGAATTCTTATTGCTTCTATTGTATTAGGGGCTACTTTGATAGGAGCAGTAGCTTCGTTGATAGTGGTGAGAGCAGAACTTATGGCAGCTAACAAAAATTTGGTAACAGCACAGAAAGGTACATATTTAGAGCAATCAGGAGCAGTTGCTTTACGACAATTTCAATCTACAGAGTCTGTAGACAAAGTAGAAGCTCTACTATCAGCAATGCAGGTTAGTCAAGAATTAGAGTCTTTAGTAAAGGATCTTCCATTAGAAAAGTATCCAGCAACTAGTCCAATGTTAGCTTTACAGATTATTCTTGAAAGCATTGAAAAGCATAAGCAAGTGAGTGACTCGAACTTGGATATGTTAAGGAAAAAAACTTCTCAAGGAGCTTTAGACGCATTTGCAAGTGTAAATTTTAGCTCTGTTAGACAACCTTTGGTTACAGCAGGAGTTGATGGTAATGTTAAAGTCTGGGGTTTATCGGAAAAATTATTAGGTGAAATACAAGCGCATCCAGGTAGAGTGACAAGCATCAGCTTGAGCAGTGATGGGAATTTAGCAATAGCAAGACAAAACGGCAATGTTGATATTTGGAGTAAGTCAGGAAAGCTACTGGCAGAGTGGCAAGGACATCAAGGCGTAATTACTGACATAATCAGATTGGATGAACAACGGATAGTTACAGCAGGACAAAACGGTAGAATTTACATCTGGAACCAGTTGGGGCATAAACTGAGGGAATTTCAAGGGCATCAGAGTGTAGTTGCAAGCCTTAGTCTTAGCCCAAACGGAAACCTTATTGCTACTCTTGGTGGAGATGGTGTAGTTAAATTATGGAACTGGTCGGGACAACAATTGCAAGAACTAAAGGTTGATGGCTGGATAACAAATATGAGTTTTAGTTCAGACAGTCAACGCTTAGCAACAGCAGAATTAGATGGTACAGTTAGGATTTGGAATCACTTAGGAAAAGAGTTATCCAAATTTAGCACCTACCAAGATCAGCTCCGACAGGTTAGCTTCAGCCCAGATGGACAGAGAATCGCTACTGTTGGATCGGACGGCTCATTACGAATCTGGAATTTAGCAGGACGGCAAATTGCTCAATTTGGTAACAATCAAGGAAAAGTTATAAATATAAGCTTCAGTTCTGATGGCAAACAAGTTGCTGCGATGGGAAGCACAAGTAAAATATCACTATATCTTATTAAAGATTTGGATGAACTACTTGCACAAGGCTGTCACTATCTCAAGAATTATCTGAAAATTTATCCTGAAGCTTCAAAAATCTGCCAAAACAGACATTTTAAGAAAATGATTAAGCTAACCTGGAATATTTCACCTACCACCACCAGTGCGAGTAGAATTTGA
- a CDS encoding COP23 domain-containing protein codes for MKIQTLISAITSFLITFIYTIVISRSTNFQTIGSHFSPSPTLTADSRNSNITFFCGEKEGVPATLARTFKGTYPIIKWKKKYYSETEEDPLIRCVRVSGIIHTYHQQGILDYINIGKIQGKRVVCAINQVDKKCSRLLYILEPGENPKLELKVLREVLKHPSESEKIRSRGGYAPPRGLKPPSNSTRTGGGR; via the coding sequence ATGAAAATTCAAACACTAATCTCAGCTATTACATCATTCCTAATTACATTTATTTACACAATAGTCATTAGCCGTAGTACCAATTTTCAAACCATAGGTTCTCATTTTTCCCCATCACCTACACTCACTGCTGATTCTAGAAACTCTAACATTACCTTCTTTTGCGGAGAGAAAGAAGGAGTACCAGCTACGCTTGCTCGTACCTTTAAGGGAACATACCCAATTATTAAATGGAAAAAAAAGTATTATTCTGAAACAGAGGAAGACCCTTTAATTCGATGTGTGCGTGTATCAGGAATAATTCATACTTACCACCAACAGGGAATTCTAGACTATATTAACATAGGGAAAATACAAGGAAAACGTGTTGTTTGTGCTATTAATCAAGTGGACAAAAAGTGTAGTAGATTGCTATATATACTTGAGCCAGGAGAGAATCCTAAATTAGAGTTAAAGGTACTGCGCGAAGTTTTAAAGCATCCAAGTGAGTCTGAAAAGATTCGTAGTCGTGGTGGTTATGCTCCGCCAAGAGGACTAAAACCACCATCAAATTCTACTCGCACTGGTGGTGGTAGGTGA
- a CDS encoding type II toxin-antitoxin system RelE family toxin, with amino-acid sequence MKSRTTVRFRRAFADLPEQVQEQIRSAYRLFKQNPAHPSLRFKQVHPILNIYSARISKNYRAVGQIDGDTIIWFWVGSHAEYNRLLSQL; translated from the coding sequence GTGAAGTCACGTACAACAGTTCGGTTTCGTAGAGCCTTCGCCGATTTGCCCGAACAGGTTCAAGAGCAAATACGCTCTGCATATCGCCTCTTCAAGCAAAACCCTGCTCATCCAAGCTTGAGGTTTAAACAGGTGCATCCAATCTTAAATATTTATTCCGCTCGAATTAGCAAAAACTATCGAGCAGTTGGTCAGATAGATGGAGATACTATCATTTGGTTTTGGGTTGGCTCTCATGCAGAATATAACAGATTACTATCTCAGTTATAA